A genomic segment from Kwoniella shandongensis chromosome 8, complete sequence encodes:
- a CDS encoding uroporphyrinogen-III C-methyltransferase — MRLEDKRPSLWVSYWMAFSAVIVTWDAAYCFFRPRSFTGGDLAWIWAPYNMVPYSMVDYLYGQPALDSKDGFTNAQALLNVIEVLLALEYLYLRHTSPRTSTKVANPRHRYHGHAPLVGFAGALMTVSKTALYFLQEYFCGCIWVIMPFIVCIVLGRFIANALMRDTANQIAYLEYATEQKSVPASVALEKAPANGSTQHDQVDAVTDDVLDTTAVSPEQKGAALPLTFHPRGLSVLVIGSNRLAASRASTFLEADAHVIVASQLSLGKVAEEIRLLEEQDKVHYTEIHADGTQAWKKALVDRDIALVCVTDTLIGAHTRRSASSAQTIYNACALLRIPINVSDHPALSTYTFPSVHRFIGNNGEPSNLQVAVSTNGQGCRLSGRIKREIISRLPDNVGAAVDNVGRLRARAKAKAVRLSEEDDGPLNTPVPQIGTPSISRRASVDKFELHFSEEEQQVRRMRWVHQMSEYYSFEHLARLKEDEMDSAFELWSGAGGETLPHHEGKGKGKGRILLIGSGPGHPGLLTVAAHHALKTSTLILSDKLVPSEILALIPSSTKLHIAKKFPGNAEGAQNEMMELALEGAKKGEVVVRLKQGDPFVYGRGGEEVLYFREHGFESVVIPGISSALAAPLMMNIPVTQRGVAESLVMCTGVGRQGKAVQLPGYVKSRTLLMLMGVARINQIIQVLTDSEASGRDGVAYPKHLPIGIIERASSPDQRVILSTLGGIEEALRKVDERPPGMMVVGWAALCLEGTGRVDVLDRGVEDEAQIVGEWLGDESYKIREGLSEEWRDILNG; from the exons ATGCGATTGGAAGATAAAAGACCGTCATTATGGGTCTCCTACTGGATGGCTTTCTCCGCTGTCATCGTAACATGGG ACGCCGCGTACTGCTTTTTCAGACCTCGAAGTTTCACAGGTGGTGATTTGGCTTGGATCTGGGCTCCGTACAA CATGGTGCCTTATAGTATG GTCGACTACTTGTATGGACAACCAGCACTTGATTCGAAAGACGGCTTCACGAacgctcaag CCCTTTTGAACGTGATCGAAGTCCTCCTCGCACTTGAATACCTCTATCTTCGACACACTTCTCCTCGCACTTCTACCAAAGTCGCAAatcctcgacatcgataCCACGGTCATGCGCCCCTTGTAGGATTCGCAGGGGCATTGATGACTGTCTCAAAGACTGCATTGTACTTTTTGCAAG AGTACTTCTGCGGATG TATCTGGGTTATCATGCCATTCATCGTCTGTATCGTGCTTGGCCGATTCATCGCCAACGCTCTAATGAGGGACACCGCCAACCAGATTGCCTATCTCGAATATGCGACGGAACAAAAGTCCGTCCCTGCCTCTGTCGCTTTAGAGAAAGCACCAGCGAATGGCTCAACGCAACACGATCAGGTTGACGCTGTGACCGATGATGTCTTGGACACTACAGCAGTCTCGCCCGAGCAGAAGGGTGCCGCCCTTCCACTAACTTTCCACCCTCGTGGTCTCTCCGTATTGGTCATCGGCTCGAACAGACTGGCTGCGAGTCGAGCGTCAACCTTCCTGGAGGCTGATGCCCATGTGATTGTCGCTTCCCAGCTTTCGCTTGGCAAAGTCGCGGAGGAGATCAGACTTCTCGAGGAGCAGGACAAAGTCCACTACACCGAAATCCACGCCGACGGTACACAGGCTTGGAAGAAAGCTCTGGTCGACCGCGATATCGCTCTCGTATGCGTGACGGACACGCTCATTGGCGCTCACACTCGTCGATCCGCATCATCTGCTCAAACAATATACAACGCTTGTGCATTACTTCGAATTCCCATCAACGTGTCTGACCACCCTGCTTTGTCAACTTACACTTTCCCCTCCGTCCATCGATTCATCGGCAACAACGGAGAGCCTAGTAACCTGCAGGTCGCGGTATCTACAAATGGACAAGGATGTCGACTGAGTGGACGGATCAAGCGCGAAATCATATCACGACTTCCGGATAATGTCGGTGCTGCCGTGGACAACGTCGGACGTCTACGAGCTCGCGCCAAGGCAAAGGCTGTCAGACTTtccgaggaagacgatgggCCTCTCAATACCCCGGTACCTCAGATCGGTACCCCTTCCATCTCACGCCGAGCTTCAGTGGACAAGTTCGAGCTTCATTTtagcgaagaggaacaacaagTGCGAAGAATGAGATGGGTCCACCAGATGTCAGAATATTACAGCTTTGaacatctcgctcgactAAAGGAGGACGAAATGGACTCGGCGTTCGAGCTGTGGTCTGGCGCTGGTGGGGAAACCTTACCTCACCACGaaggcaagggcaaaggaaAGGGTCGTATCTTACTCATCGGATCTGGACCCGGTCACCCAGGTCTTCTCACCGTTGCCGCTCATCACGCTCTCAAAacatccactctcatcctttCCGACAAACTCGTCCCTTCTGAGATCCTTGCTCTTATACCGTCCAGTACGAAACTTCACATTGCCAAGAAGTTCCCCGGAAACGCGGAAGGAGCTCAGAACGAGATGATGGAGTTGGCCCTGGAGGGcgcgaagaagggtgaagtGGTCGTTCGACTCAAGCAAGGAGATCCCTTCGTTTAcggccgaggaggagaagaagtgctTTATTTCAGAGAACACGGCTTCGAATCTGTCGTCATCCCCGGTATATCATCCGCTCTCGCTGCGCCCTTGATGATGAACATCCCTGTTACTCAACGAGGCGTGGCGGAGAGTCTGGTGATGTGTACGGGAGTAGGGCGACAAGGGAAAGCTGTTCAACTTCCCGGCTACGTCAAGAGCAGGACCCTTCTCATGCTCATGGGCGTGGCGAGGATCAACCAGATCATTCAAGTCTTAACGGATTCAGAAGCGTCGGGACGGGATGGGGTAGCGTATCCCAAACATTTACCGATAGGAATTATAGAACGGGCGAGCTCGCCAGATCAGCGGGTCATTCTCTCGACTCTGGGTGGGATTGAAGAGGCATTGAGAAAGGTCGACGAGAGACCGCCAGGTATGATGGTTGTTGGATGGGCAGCTTTGTGTCTGGAGGGAACAGGGAGAGTGGACGTTCTAGACCgaggagtggaagatgaggcgCAGATCGTAGGAGAATGGTTGGGAGATGAGAGTTACAAGATTAGAGAGGGCTTGTcagaggagtggagggatATCTTGAACGGGTAG